From the Niveibacterium microcysteis genome, the window ATGTCCGCATTGGCGGCACGCCGCGCCGGCCACCACGAGCCGAGCGCAGAGGCCGCGAGGCCCAGCAGCAAGAACACAGCGCTCGCCGCGAGATCAAACTGCAGCGCCGGCCGCGAACCGGCAAAGTAGCCCGCCCCCAGATCGCCACCCAGCGTGCGCAGCGCGATCGCGGCAAGGCCGTGCCCCGCGGCCACGCCTGCCAAGCCGCCGACAAGGCCCACGGCACAGCCCTCGGCGAGTACGCCGCCAAGCAATTGGCCGCGCGTCACCCCAAGCGCTCGCAGCAATGCAAACTCCGACTGCCGCCGAACCACCGAAAGACTCTGTGTGGCGAATACCAGAAAGGCGCCCGTCGCCAGCGCAATCACGGCCAGCATCGTCAGATTGGCGCGATAGGCGCGCGACATGTCGGCGGCCTGCATCTCGCGCTGCACTGGCGCCACGAGTTGCAGACCTGGCGGCAGCAGTGCTTGCAGCGCCGCACGGGTAGCCGGTGTATCGCCGTCGGTCGCCCAGCGTAAATCGATCCGCGTCAGGCGCCCAAGCATCCCCAAATGCCACTGCACGCCCGCGATATCCATCAGCGCGGCGACCTGACCAGGCGCGAAGCCGCCCGCCGTCCCCCCGACGCGAAGTGATACGGTCTGCAAGCCCGCTTGCAGCGTGATCGTCTGCCCCGTCCGCAGCGCGAAGGTCTGCAGGGCGGCAGGCGACGGGTAGATCACATCTGGATCGAGCAGCGCGCCTGCGTCCAAAGACGCATCGACTTCTGGACGAAGTGCTGGCTGCACCTGCATTGAGCGCAGCAGATCGAGGCCGACCACCCGCAGCGTTGCGTCGCGCCCCGGCAAGCGCACATCAACCTCCACCACCGGGCTTGCAAGCGCAAGGCCGTCGCTGATCGCGACGCGCGGAAAAATGGTTTCGTCGAAACCATTGCGCGGACCGACAAGCTGCAGATCCGCGTCGCCCGACAACACACGGACGCCGTGCGCAAACTCGTCGAGCGCCGATCGGTTCACGACACTGACCGCCACGCCCAGCGCGACACCCAGCATTACGGCGATCAGGCTCAGGCCGGTGGCAAACCGCCGCCGGCGCAGGCTGGATATGAAGAGACCGACGACCAGGTTCATGCTGCGATCAGACAGCCATCGGCAAGCCGCAACACCCTGTCGGCCACCAGCGCAGCCTGGTGAGAGTGGGTCACCATCAGGCACATCGCACCCTGCTCTCGCACCTGCTTGGCGAGCAAGGCGAGCACGCGTGCTGCGTTGTCCGGATCAAGGTTGCCCGTCGGCTCGTCTGCCAGCACCAGCAAGGGCTGGTGCACCAGCGCGCGGGCAATCGCCACCCGCTGCATCTCACCGCCGGAGAGTTCCGAAGGCATGCTGGCCGCCCGCGCCGCAAGGCCGACCCGTTCAAGCATCGCGGAGGCGGCTTTGGCGGCCGCTGGCGCGCGATGTCCGTTGAGCCGCAACGGAAGCGCAACGTTATCGCCGACCGACAAGTGCGGCAGGATGTGGAAGGACTGAAACACAAAACCCAGCGCGTGACGGCGCCACAAGGTCAGCGCGCGATCGTCGAGTCCGCCCAGGGCCTGCCCTGCGAGCGCAATGGCCCCAGCGTCCGGCGTCTCCAGCCCGGCGATCAGGTTCAGCAGGGTGGATTTCCCCGTGCCGGACTCACCCATCACTGCCACGAACTCGCCGGCCTTCATGGTCAGTTGCAGGCCGGCAAAAAGCGGCCGCCCCGCAACCTGCTTCGCCAGGCCTTCAATTTCCAGTTGCCGCGTCACCCTGCCCCCTTGAATACCCCGTGCAGCCGGCCTCGTGCCAGGCCGCGCCACGCGGCTCCGCTATACTGCGGCCCCCATGCCGGTTGACCACTACGAGAACTTCCCTGTCGCGTCCGTCCTCCTGCCGCGGCATCTGCGTCCGGCCGTGGAAGCGCTTTACGCCTTCGCACGCAGTGCGGACGACATTGCAGACGAAGGCGACGCGCCACCGATCCAGCGCCTTGCGCAGCTCAATGACTACCGCCGCGAGATCAATGCCATCGACCGCGGCGAGACACCGAAGTTGCCGATGTTCGCACGACTCGCGGCGGCCATTCGCGAGCACCAGCTGCCCACCGTGTTGCTACGCGACCTGCTGGACGCCTTCAGTCAGGACGTCGGCAAGACCCGCTACGCGGACTTCGCCGAACTGCGCGACTACACGCGACGCTCGGCCGACCCCGTCGGGCGCCTGATGCTGCGGCTGTTCCGCGCCGACACATCGCAGCATGTACGCTGGTCTGACCAGATCTGCAGCAGCCTGCAGCTGATCAACTTCTGGCAGGACGTTGCGATCGACTGGGCCAAGGGCCGCGTGTATCTTCCGGCCGAAGATCTCGCCCGCTTCGGCGTCGACGAAGCCCAGATCGCCGATGGGCGCATTGACGCAAACTGGCGCGCACTGATGGCCTTCGAGGTCGGACGCGCACGCACCATGATGCTGGACGGGGCCGCGCTGGCGCTGGCCCTGCCGGGCCGCTTCGGCTGGGAATTGCGGCTGGTAGTTCAGGGCGGCCTGCGCATCTGCGAGGCCATCGAAAGCAATGATTACGACGTGTTCCGCCGCCGCCCCACGCTGGCACGGACAGACTGGCTGCGCCTGATCTGGCGCGCGCTGCGAATGAAACCATGACGCCTGACGAATACTGCCAACAGAAAGCCGCCGCGAGCGGATCTTCCTTCTACTACAGCTTCCTGTTCCTGCCACCGGAGCGGCGCCGCGCGATCACCGCGCTCTACGCCTTCTGCCGCGAGGTCGACGACGTCGTGGATGAAACGCTTGATCCGCAGCTCGCCCAGACCAAGCTTGCTTGGTGGCGAAAGGAGCTCGCCGCGGTCTACAACGGTACCCCGCAGCATCCGGTTGGCAAGGCGCTGCAGCCGATGGTGCAGCAGTTCAACCTGCCGCAGGAGCACCTGTCCGAGATCATCGACGGCATGGAGATGGACCTCACGCAGTCCCGCTACCTAGACTTCAAGGGGCTCTCGCTATACTGCCACCGCGTGGCCGGCGTGGTAGGCCTGCTCGCTGCCGAGATCTTCGGCTACAGCAACCGGCAGACGCAGAAGTACGCCCACGAACTCGGGCTAGCCTTCCAGCTCACCAACATCATCCGTGATGTGGGCGAAGACGCGGGCCGCGGCCGCATCTACCTGCCGGTGGAAGACTTGCAGCGCTTCAACGTGACCGCGCGTGAGATCTCTGACCGTAAGCACTCGGAGAACTTTCGCGCGCTGATGGAATTCCAGATCGACCGCGCCGAACACCACTACGAGCAAGCGATGGCGCTGCTGCCGAAGGAAGACCGCAAATCGCAGCGCGCTGGCCTCGTGATGGCCGCGATCTACCGCACGCTGCTGAGTGAGATCCGCGCCGATGGCTGCCAGGTACTGACGCACCGCACCTCGCTCGGCCCGATTCGCAAACTCTGGATTGCGTGGCGCACTGCAGTGCGCGCGTGAGGGTTCAAACGAGCAGGAACGGCGCGTGACTAGCCGTAGCGGCGCGCGGCATCCACCGCGAGGCCCGCACCAATGCTGCCGAAGAGATCGCCCTCGACAGCACGCGCGGTCGGAATTTCCGACGCAATGCGTTGACGCAGCAAGGGCACGCCGCTCGAACCACCGGTAAAGAACACCGTATCGATGCGCGAACGCGCCACCCCCGCGCGATCGAGCATGCCCGCCACGGTGTCGCCGACGCGATCAACCAGCGGCGCAATCGCGGCATCCAGCGCAGCACGCGTGATCGTTGGGTGCACCGGCGTACCGCCTTTGCGGTGCAGCCGCGCAAGATCCAGCACGACCTCCGGCACGTCGGACAACGCGATCTTCGCCTCCTCCACCTGCAAGGACAGCCAGTGCCCCGCGCGTTCGCCAATCAGATTGAGCAGCAGCTCCAGCTTCTCGCGCTCGGCACCGTCGCGATACATGTCCTGGAACTCGGTCCAGGCGGCGCGGGTGTAGCAAAAGTTGATCGTATGCCAGGTCGCCAGGTTGAAGAACGGCGTCGCCGGCAGTTCGGTGCCGTTCTTCTTCTTCGAGCGAAAGCCCAGCAAGGGCATCACCTGCGCCAGGTTGAACGCGCGGTCCAGATCCGTACCGCCAATGTGCACGCCGGCGTTGGCGAGCAGATCCTCGCGGCGGTCGTCCACCTTCGCGCGCTCCGGTGACAAGCGCACCAACGAAAAGTCCGAGGTGCCGCCGCCGATGTCGGCAATCAGCACCAACTCTTCGCGGTCGAGCGACTGTTCGTAGTGGAAGGCCGCTGCGATCGGCTCATATTGGAAGCTCACCTCGCGGAAACCGACGGCGTGGGCAATCTGCGCCAGCGTGTCCTGCGCGAGTTGGTCGGCGGCACTATCGTCGTCGA encodes:
- a CDS encoding ABC transporter ATP-binding protein, with product MTRQLEIEGLAKQVAGRPLFAGLQLTMKAGEFVAVMGESGTGKSTLLNLIAGLETPDAGAIALAGQALGGLDDRALTLWRRHALGFVFQSFHILPHLSVGDNVALPLRLNGHRAPAAAKAASAMLERVGLAARAASMPSELSGGEMQRVAIARALVHQPLLVLADEPTGNLDPDNAARVLALLAKQVREQGAMCLMVTHSHQAALVADRVLRLADGCLIAA
- the hpnC gene encoding squalene synthase HpnC; translated protein: MPVDHYENFPVASVLLPRHLRPAVEALYAFARSADDIADEGDAPPIQRLAQLNDYRREINAIDRGETPKLPMFARLAAAIREHQLPTVLLRDLLDAFSQDVGKTRYADFAELRDYTRRSADPVGRLMLRLFRADTSQHVRWSDQICSSLQLINFWQDVAIDWAKGRVYLPAEDLARFGVDEAQIADGRIDANWRALMAFEVGRARTMMLDGAALALALPGRFGWELRLVVQGGLRICEAIESNDYDVFRRRPTLARTDWLRLIWRALRMKP
- the hpnD gene encoding presqualene diphosphate synthase HpnD; the protein is MTPDEYCQQKAAASGSSFYYSFLFLPPERRRAITALYAFCREVDDVVDETLDPQLAQTKLAWWRKELAAVYNGTPQHPVGKALQPMVQQFNLPQEHLSEIIDGMEMDLTQSRYLDFKGLSLYCHRVAGVVGLLAAEIFGYSNRQTQKYAHELGLAFQLTNIIRDVGEDAGRGRIYLPVEDLQRFNVTAREISDRKHSENFRALMEFQIDRAEHHYEQAMALLPKEDRKSQRAGLVMAAIYRTLLSEIRADGCQVLTHRTSLGPIRKLWIAWRTAVRA
- a CDS encoding Hsp70 family protein — translated: MLDHAARACGIDFGTSNSTVGWLRPGAPALLTLEDGKPTLPSAVFFNADEDSVCFGRAALAEYLDGYEGRLMRALKTLLGSSLMDGNTEVLGRLLPFRDLLRQFIAELKRRGELAAGRSFDQAVFGRPVHFVDDDSAADQLAQDTLAQIAHAVGFREVSFQYEPIAAAFHYEQSLDREELVLIADIGGGTSDFSLVRLSPERAKVDDRREDLLANAGVHIGGTDLDRAFNLAQVMPLLGFRSKKKNGTELPATPFFNLATWHTINFCYTRAAWTEFQDMYRDGAEREKLELLLNLIGERAGHWLSLQVEEAKIALSDVPEVVLDLARLHRKGGTPVHPTITRAALDAAIAPLVDRVGDTVAGMLDRAGVARSRIDTVFFTGGSSGVPLLRQRIASEIPTARAVEGDLFGSIGAGLAVDAARRYG